The DNA sequence TGATTGAACTTAGGGATGTTTCGCAGGAACTTGATCTCATAAACGAACAAACCCTCCTGGACGAAGGCCGGCGACAGGAAGTGGAAGAGCGGATTGACAGGATCTATCGCCTGGAACAAAAGCATCAATGCGGCTCGGTGGAGGAGCTTATTGCCCGGCGGGAAGGCTTCAACGAAAGATTAAATAACATCTCGCACCTTGACGAAGAACTGGAATCCCTTCGCCGGCAGCTCGCCGGGGAAAGAGATGCGCTAACGGCGCTGGCCCGGCAGCTTTCCGCTAAGCGGGAGGCCGTGATCCCCGGGATAGAGGAACAGGTAAACACCCTCCTCAGGGAAACAGGGATGCCGGATGCCCGCTTTAAATTAACCCAGGAAAGGCTGCCGGAAGAAGCGCTCCGGGCAACGGGGATTGACCAGGTTCATTTCCTGTTCTCAGCAAATAAGGGGCACGGCATGGCCGAAATAAGCAAAGTGGCATCCGGCGGAGAGCTATCCAGGCTGATGTTCTGTATTAAGGGCCTGGCTGCCAGACACACGGCGCTGCCAACGATCATATTCGATGAAATAGATACCGGTATCTCGGGGGAAGTTGCATTAAAGGTTGGGAAACTGATGCAGGACTTTTCACGCCACCTGCAGGTAATCACGATCACGCACCTGCCGCAGATCGCCGGAAAAGGCAATACGCATTACTTTGTCTATAAAGAAAGCAAAGCGGATGCTACCTTTGCCAATATAAGAAAGCTGGAAGAGCAGGAACGGATCCGGGAAATCGCCAAAATGTTAAGCGGCGACAATCCCTCTCCTTCGGCCCTGAAAAATGCCCAGGAATTGCTGAAATAAGTAAAGGTTGGGCGGAATTGAGAGTTTGTTTGCCCGCCGCAGATTGCGGGATTTTGGCAGCCGCAATCGCTCAGGCTGATTTCGGGATCCCGGATGCTGCGCATCCACCCTCGAAAATCAAAGTTCGCTCTTTGCGGCTGCCAAAATCCTGCAAGGCCACACTCCGGGAACCTACGCTCCGGGAATGCGAGGCCAGAGTTACGGCCTGGCTGGCAAACTCCACCGGGCAACGCATCGGACGTCCTGGCGATCTCACCGGACCGAAGCCATTAGTGCTGTGTTAAGCGTGAACTTGCAGCACCAAGCCTTGGTATTTTTGGCCCGGGCGGCTTTAAAAAAAATTTCCGTAGTCACCGCTACGCAGATTTTTTTCGCATTGCCCGGAACAAAAATACCTGCAACTTATGCGACAGTTCACGCTTAACACAACACTAGCTGAAACTTTAAAAGCGGAAACCGGATTTTTTTTTGGAACTTTGAACCTTGAACTTAAAACCGTTGCGCAGCAACTTTGAACTTAAAACCGTTGCGCAGCAACTTTGAACTTGAAACTTTAAACTTTAAACCGTCGCGCAGCAACTTTGAACTTGAAACTTTAAACTTTAAACCGTTGCGCAGCAACTTTGAACTTGAAACTTTAAACTTTAAACCGTTGCGCAGCAACTTTGAACTTGAAACTTTAAACTTTAAACCGTCGCGCAGCAACTTTGAACTTGAAACTTTAAACTTTAAACCGTTGCGCAGCAACTTTGAACTTGAAACTTTAAACCGTTGCGAAGCAACTTAGAACTTAAAACAAAATAATGGCTCATCATCTCTTAGAAGGAAAAAAAGGAATTATTTTCGGCGCGCTTGACGAAAAGTCAATTGCCTGGAAAACGGCTCAGAAATGCGTTGCGGAAGGCGCGGAAATTGTACTCACCAATGCACCCATTGCCCTGCGTATGGGCGCCATTAATCAACTGGCGGAAGAATGCAATGCCCCCGTGATCCCTGCGGACGTTACCAGCCCGGAGGACATTCAAAATCTGTTCGATAAAAGCCTGGAACATTTCGGCGGAAAATTTGATTTCATTCTTCATTCTATTGGCATGAGCCTGAATGTGCGAAAGGGCAAACATTATACCGAAGCCAATTATGACTTTATGCACAAGACCCTGGATATCTCAGCCATTTCGCTGCACAGGGTATTGCAGGCCGCCCTGCAAAAAGATGCCCTCAACGAATGGGGTTCAGTAGTTGCCCTGAGTTATATCGCGGCCCAGCGTGTATTCCCGGATTACAACGAAATGGCGGACGCCAAGTCCTTGCTTGAATCCATTGCCAGGAGCTTCGGCTACCACTTAGGCAAACAGAAAAAAGTAAGGGTGAACACGATTTCGCAGTCACCCACTATTACTACCGCGGGCTCCGGGATCAAGGGCTTCGACGGCTTTTACAATTATGCGGATAAGATGTCGCCGCTTGGAAATGCCAGTTCAGACGAGTGTGCCGATTACTGCGTGACACTTTTCTCAGATTATACCCGCATGGTGACCATGCAGAATCTTTTCCATGACGGAGGGTTCTCTTTCACCGGAATGAATGAAGAAATCATACGCTCTTTAAGTAACGGCGAATAAACGCGGTTCTTAACAAAAGATAAGGGGTAGCAAGAACCCAGGCAAAACCCGGTACTTGCTACCCCTTATTTGCAATTAGCTAAAGCCTTGTTGCCTGACTCGCTAACAGCTATTTTGAACCTTCTTCTTCTTTCTTCTTTTTCTTCGACTTGCTTTCCGGAGGAGTGCCTCCGCCCTTTACCGTGATCTCATTCTTTTCCTTGTCGTAGCCTACTTCAATGGGATCGCCTTCGCTTAACTCACCTTTCAGTATCTCTTCGGCGATCGGGTCTTCCAGATATTTCTGGATGGCCCGTTTCAGCGGCCGTGCCCCAAAGCTTACGTCGAAGCCTTTTTCAGCAATAAACTCTTTAGCCTCATCGGTAAGTTTGATCTCGTAGCCCAGGTCAGTGATCCGGGTAAAGAGGCCTTTCAGCTCAATATCGATGATCTTAAAGATGTCTTCTTTGCCAAGGCTGTTGAAGATGATCACATCATCAATACGGTTCAGGAACTCCGGAGAGAAAGCGCGTTTCAGCGCTGTTTCAATTACTCCGCGTGCATGGCTTTCGGCGCCGGCGGTTTTGGCGGCGGTAGTAAAACCGACCCCTTGTCCGAAATCCTTCAGCTGCCGGGAGCCGATATTGGAAGTCATTATAATAATGGTGTTCCTGAAATCCACCTTCCGGCCCAGGCTGTCGGTAAGGACGCCTTCGTCCAGCACTTGCAGCAGGATATTGAATACGTCAGGATGAGCTTTTTCAATTTCATCCAGCAGTACCACGCTGTAGGGCTTCCGGCGGACTTTCTCCGTCAGCTGACCGCCTTCTTCATATCCTACATATCCCGGAGGCGCTCCAACCAGGCGCGATACAGAGAATTTTTCCATGTATTCGCTCATATCCAGCTGGATCAGGGAATCATCAGTATCAAACATAAAGCGGGCCAGCGCCTTTGCAAGCTCTGTTTTTCCAACTCCCGTAGCGCCGAGGAAAATAAAGGAACCAATAGGTTTTTTAGGATCTTTCAGCCCTGCCCTGGTCCTTTGTATGGCCTTGGTCAGCTTCTTGATGGCTTCGTCCTGGCCGATGATCCGGTCGCGCAACTCGCTATCCATGTTAAGGAGCTTATTACTGTCCGCCTGGTTCACGCGCTGCATGGGAATTCCCGTCATCATGGCCACTACTTCCGCCACGTTCTCTTCGTTGACCACATAACGCTTGGTCTTTGTTTCCGCTTCCCACTCCGCTTTGGCCCTGTCCAGTTCTTCCAGCAACTGCTTTTCGGTATCGCGAAGCTTGGCTGCCTCTTCGTACTTCTGGCTTTTGACTACCCGGTTCTTCTCTACCTTGATATCCTCGATCTTTTGCTCGATCTCCAGGATATTATCCGGCACGTGAATATTGTTCAGGTGTACCCTCGAGCCGGATTCATCCAGCGCATCGATAGCCTTGTCCGGCAAAAAACGGTCAGTAATATAGCGTGACGTAAGGCTTACGCAGGCTTCGATTGCTTCAGGAGTATAAGTTACGCCATGATGCTCTTCGTAACGGTCTTTTACCCGGTTCAATATCTCCACCGTTTCCTGCGGAGTAGCCGGTTCTACCATTACTTTCTGGAAACGCCTGTCAAGTGCGCCGTCTTTTTCGATGTACTGCCGGTATTCGTCCAGCGTAGTAGCGCCAATGCATTGGATCTCGCCGCGTGCCAGCGCCGGCTTGAACATATTGGAAGCGTCCAGCGAGCCCGAAGCTCCGCCTGCTCCAACAATGGTATGGATCTCGTCAATAAACAGGATCACGTCCGGCGATTTCTCCAGTTCGTTCATCACCGCTTTCATGCGTTCCTCGAACTGCCCGCGGTACTTGGTACCTGCCACCAGCGATGCCAGGTCAAGGGTAACCACCCGTTTGTTGAACAGCACCCTGGAAACCTTCCGCTGCACAATACGCAGGGCCAGGCCTTCAGCGATGGCCGATTTACCAACCCCCGGTTCCCCGATGAGGATGGGATTGTTCTTTTTCCGGCGCGCGAGTATCTGCGAAACCCGTTCTATTTCTTTTTCCCGGCCCACAATGGGGTCCAGTTTATTTTCTTCAGCCGCCTTGGTCAGGTCCCTCCCGAAATTATCCAAAACCGGCGTTTTCGACTTGGTATCCCCTACCTTCTTTCCGGAACCGTAAGACTCTTCTTCGCGGAAGCTCTCTTCATCCGAAGGGCTCTGAGGCGCTTCGCTGCGGATGCCCCGCTTATTGCCTTCTACTTCCGCTTTAAAAACCTCGTAATTAATGCCGAACTGGTTTAGCAGTTGGGAGGCTATATTGTCTTCGTCGCGGAGGATGGAAAGCAGCAGATGCTCCGTTCCAATGATCTCGCTCTTGAATATCTTCGCTTCCAGGTAGGTGATCTTCAAAACTTTTTCCGCCTGTTTGGTCAGCGGAATATTTCCCAGGTTTACCGTGGCGCCGCTGGTGCCTTTCACGGCATCTTCAATTGTCTTGCGTAACCGCACAATATCGATCCCCAGGCTTTTGATCAGCTTTATGGCAATCCCGTCCCCTTCCCGGATCAAACCCAACAGGAGATGTTCCGTTCCTATATAATCGTGACCTAATCGCAAAGCTTCTTCCCTGCTATAGGAAATCACGTCTTTTACTCGTGGTGAAAATTTTGCTTCCATTGAAACCCCTAAATAACACTTACCTTTATCAACGCCTAAGGTATTAAAATGTTTAAATAATACAACACAACAAAGCTATTCTTTCAACAATCAGGCCATGGGAAATTCTCCTCATTTCTCCTGACAAAATGCCATTCAGCTATCTCCCTGCTAACAAATATAAAAACAGGAAAAGCAGAATTCGCGGATGGAAGCCCAAGTGTAAAAATACTGTTGTATACAGCAGTATATTGATGCTCCGAACGGTTATTTTTGCGAAGGCAATTCCCAGGGTTTCACGAACATTTCCCCTGCCCCCGGTTTACGGTCCAGCGAGCTGCCGATCTCCTGCCCGTGTTGCGTTGCCAGCTTCCTTAAAGATTCTGCTGTCACCACTCCCCCCGAAATTTCGCTGAGGGCGGCGCTCAGAAAACTTTCATTCATATCTCCGAACGGCGCAAAGTTTTCCTCCACATTGATATCCGGTTCAAACCCCTCTTCAAAATCCGATTCCATCTGTGAATTATATATCTTATAGATAATCGGCTGAAGCCCGTACTTGATCCGCTCGTTTTCGGGAATATTCCTCCGCTGGTCAGTAATGGTGGTAGAAGCCACATTTTTACCCACTGTCACATCATCGCCAATCAGCGTCACTTCCATATAGGGCTTCAACCCATTAATGATCAATTCGCTGGCAGAAGCCGTGTTCGTGGAGACCAAAACATATAAACGATTAAGGGTACCCAGATTGGGCGGAGTTTCTCCTTCTTCATAGAAGATGCTCACGGGAAGCGCCATTAGTTCCTCCTCGTTATCCTCGTATATCGCGAATATCTTATCTTCCTGGTAGCCTTGCATGATGTAGCCGGCCAGCTTGGTGGCGGATGATACGGCCCCGCCAAGGTTATAGCGAAGATCAAGTATGAGTTCATTCACTCCGCCGGCTTTGAAGTTGCTGAAAATATCCTTCAGGGCCTGGTCATAGATCTCATCGGTATCATCCGCAGGACCTGGAATAAAGCTGTTATAGACCAAATAGCCGACCTTTCTTCCGCCGTGTTCGATTATATTATGATAATGTATCGGGTTTTCCTGTATCTCCGTCGCCTGCACGGTAACCGTTTCCTCAGTGGTGAAATTACCTTCTGCATCCAGCTGGCCTACCGCCAGTTCCTGGGGCTGTCCGGTATCAAAGAGGAGTTCGGTATAATTGCCGTCGGTCAGTTCCTCTCCGTTTACTTCTCCTATCCACATTCCCCGTTCAAGTCCTTTTGAGGCGGCGTCCGACCCGTCGTACGCATAAACCACCACAGCCGCAATGCGGTTATCGTTCGGATCATTGGTACGGTAATACAGCTTTACTTCATAACCAAAAGATTCAAATTTTCCGGACAGATTGTCAGAAAGCTCGTCACCGCTTTCCTGGATCCAGGAAAACCGGTCTTCGCTGCTGAGGATCGATTCGAAAAATTCCAAGGGATCCTGGTCCATATTCGGATTAGCCGGGATGTCGTCGTTCCAGTAATATTCCCGTTCCATGTTCACAAGTATCCAGTCATTTACCCGGCGGTTCTCCTTTACCTGGCCGGGAACGTCATCTTTCTGGCAGGAAGCGATAAGGGCTGCACAGCATAAGGCGGCCATCCACCGGCTGCTGCTTGTAAATATTCTCTTCATACATCTGAGGTATAAGCTACTAAAGTAAGAAAATTCAGCACAATTTACATGCCGTACAAAGGCCCGCTTTCTTCCTATATACGAAGCAAATCATAAATTAGTTTGTTGGGCCGGTCATTGCGTTTGTTAAACGAATGGCGTAGGTTTGCAGGTTCAATTTCAATAACATGGCAGACGAAAAAATCATCTTCTCAATGGCGGGAGTCAGCAAGACCTATCCCCCGAACAAACAGGTACTTAAAAATATTTATCTCTCGTTTTTCTACGGGGCTAAAATAGGTGTGATCGGGCTGAACGGATCCGGGAAATCTTCGCTGCTGAAGATCATCGCGGGCCTGGATACCGCCTACCAGGGAGAAGTGGTCTTTTCCCCGGGGTACAGTATAGGCTACCTTTCCCAGGAGCCGGAGCTGGATCCGGGCAAAACCGTTCGCCAGGTAGTGGAGGAAGGCGCCCATGAGATTATGTCCGTATTGAAAGAGTACGAAGAGATCAATGAAAAGTTCGGGCTGCCGGAAGTTTACGAAAACCCGGATGCAATGGAAAAGCTGATGAACCGGCAGGGAGAACTCCAGGATAAGCTGGAGGCCGCCGGCGGCTGGGAAATTGACAGCAAGCTGGAAAGAGCAATGGACGCCCTGCGATGCCCGGAACCCGATACGCTGATATCGGTACTTTCCGGCGGGGAACGCCGGCGGGTAGCTCTGTGCCGCCTTTTGATCCAGGAACCGGACGTCCTCCTGCTGGACGAACCCACCAACCACCTGGACGCAGAATCCATTGATTGGCTGGAGCAACACCTTCAGCAATATAACGGGACGGTGATTGCCGTTACCCATGACCGCTATTTCCTTGATAATGTAGCCGGCTGGATCCTTGAACTTGACCGCGGGGAAGGTATTCCCTGGAAGGGCAACTATTCGTCCTGGCTGGATCAGAAAGCCAAACGCCTGGCCCAGGAAGAAAAGCAGGAAACCAAGCGGCAGAAAACGCTGGAACGGGAGCTGGAATGGGTGCGGATGGCGCCTAAAGCAAGGCATGCAAAGTCCAGGGCGCGTCTTGCCAATTACGAAAAGCTAGCCGGCCAGGAAGCCCGGGAAAAAGAAGAAAAACTGGAATTATTTATTCCTTCCGGGCCACGCCTTGGAGATAAGGTGATTGTCGCTGAAAACGTATCCAAGGCTTACGGCGATAAATTATTATTCGAAAACCTGAATTTTATGCTGCCCCCGGCGGGAATCGTGGGCATCATCGGCCCCAACGGTGCAGGAAAGACTACATTGTTTAAACTGATCACCGGCCAGGAAAAACCGGATACAGGTTCCCTCAGCATCGGCCAGACAGTAGCCCTTGCTTATGTGGACCAAACCCATGATGACCTGGACCCGGAGAAAACCGTTTGGGAAAATATTACGGGAGGTCATGAAACCCTGATGCTCGGCAGCCGCCCGGTGAATTCCAGGGCCTATGTTTCGCGCTTCAATTTCAATGGGGCCGACCAGCAGAAAAAAGTGAACGTACTCTCAGGCGGTGAACGTAACCGGGTACACCTGGCCATTACCCTGAAAAAGGATGCTAACGTACTCCTCCTGGACGAACCGACCAACGATATTGACGTAAATACACTGCGCGCGCTGGAAGAAGGGCTGGAGAATTTTGCAGGCTGCGCCGTGATCATTTCCCACGACCGCTGGTTCCTGGATCGCATTTGTACGCATATCCTCGCTTTTGAGGGCAACTCACAAGTGTATTTCTTTGACGGCAATTACACGGAATACGAAGAAAACCGCAAAAAGCGCCTGGGCGATGATACGCCCCACAGGATCAAATACAAGAAGCTGACAAGCTAGGGTGCAAGTACTAGCGCTGCGTTAAGCGATATTCGCCGGCAATGCTCCCGTCATCAAGGAGCATTTGCACATGCAGTTCCTCGTTGCCCGCCCGCCCTTTTATCAGCGTACGGACACCGCGGCCTTCGAACCCGGGACCTCCCCCGATCATGATCGGAAAATGATGGTCCTCGTTGGCATCGTGTGTCTTGTAACGATGGGTATGCCCGGAAAGCTGCAGGTCAAACTTTCCTTTGTTCATCAGGGGGCCAAAAACTTTCCGGCAATGAAGCGTACCATGCCAGTCGCCCGAATGCCAGGGAGAGATATGGATAAGCGCCACCCGGAAGGCGGCCTTTTTAAATTCCCGGCTTTCTATTTCTTTTTCCAGCCAGCGCGCTTGTTTCTCCCGGTAACGGTCATAAGATACCAGGCCTGAATATTCTTCGGAACTGTCCTCCTTGTCTTCGCCTGAATCCAGTACTACAAACCGCACCGGGCCCTGTGAAAAAGCAAAGTAACAGTTCCCGCCCGGATAATTGAAGTAGTCGAACATTTGCCGGGCGTACTTTCCTCTTGGCTCATGATTACCCTGTACCATAATAAAAGGTGTACTGCTGGCAAACAGGCTGGCGCTGGGCTCCAGCAGGTTTTTGATGATCATGGGTTCGTCATCCACCCAGTTAAAGGAATCCCCGTTGTATACCACAAAGTCATAGTCCTTTTCCGGCGCCAGCTTCCCCAAAAGTTCCGAAATATTCTGCGGACGCTCATGCAGGTCATTGAACACGGCAAAACGTACCTCCTTCTCTTCACCCGAAAGCGTTTTAAACTCAAACGGCCCCTGTTCGATGGTTTCCCCGAAGGTAATGCTGTATGGTTTGAACACCGTTATCTCAGTAGACACTACTTTATACTGATAAGGAGTGCCGGGCTTCAAGCCTTCCAGCGGAATATTATTTATCCGGTTATTTGCCTGTATAAGCCCGTTTTTCTCGGAAAAGAATTTCCTGGGTGGTTTTCCCTCTTCATATAGCTCTACCCAGTTAAAGCTGCGGCGGGAATTGATCCACATGATATTGACGGAATCAACGGACAGATGCTGCAGATAGGGAGCTGTTAAAAAGGTGTTGGGGCCTTCCGGCAAACCTTCCGGTGCGTCCGCCCCAGGGAGGGCCTCCGCTGCCGGAACCGCAAAGGCAGCAGCAGGCATCAGGCCAAGGAGTCCGGCGGTTGAAATATTCTTTAAAAAGTCTCTTCTTTTAATGTCTTCTGTCATGGCTCGACAATGGTTTAGTGTATCGCTGAATCAAAAATGCAAATTAATTTTGTAAAGCCGCGACAGAGAGCCGGGCTTCACCGTTTCTTCATGATTTTTTAATACAAACCTTCCGGATTAAGCGAAGAATACATTACCTTAGTATCTATGGCCTGGAGAAAATTTAACGGAGAACAGGTCCATTTTGCCATCACTGACGAAGTGGAAACCGCCCTTGAACGGGAAATACAGGCAGGGTTTCGATTGAAAGTCTGCATAGGTACCGATTCACAGGTAAAAAACGGCATCACCGAATTTGCTACCGTTATTGTTTTCCTTCGGGAACGCCGGGGCGGCTTTATGTACATTCACCAGGAACGCACCAGGAAGAAAATGAGTATCCGGGAGCGTATGCTGAACGAGGTACAGAAATCTATTGAAGTTGCCTATTCGCTCTGCGATCTGCTTGATCTATACGATGTGGACATGGAAGTACATGCAGATATCAATACGAACCCCCAGTTTAAATCCAACGCCGCCCTGCATGAAGCAATGGGGTATATTCTGAGCATGGGCTTTGTCTTCAAGGCAAAACCGGAAGCTTTCGCCAGCAGCTGCTGCGCCAATAAGATCGTTAATTAATTGATAAAAAACACGATTCCCAGAACCGAACTTATTATAGCGATTAACTGCACCAGCCCTACGCCGTAGACCGATGTCAGAATGCCGGACCGGAGCTTTTCCAGGTCTTCCTTGGTCGCATAAATCTCCTTCCTGAAGTCAAGCTGCTGTTTCATTTCATCCTTTAAATAACCGACCATCGTTTCTGCTTCATTTTCTCCAAGCTTGTTTTTCAATGCCTGGAACAATTGGATTTCTCTGGTAGTAGCTATCATGGCAGATATAGGTTTGTCTAGCAAATCTAAAAAAATTTCCGCTTACCTTTACGGGAAAATACAAAAAAAATTAATGCAGCATACCGTTCATAAAAAATGCCCCGTTTGCGGAAGCAGCAGGATCCGGCACGACCTGAAGTGCAGGGATCACCTGGTTTCCGGAATGGTCTTTCCTGTTGACAAATGCCTTGATTGCGGCCTGGGCTTCACCCAGCATATTCCCTCCGGAGACGTCATGGGAACCTTCTATAAATCTGAAAATTACGTTTCTCATACTGATACCCGGAAAGGGATGGTGAACCAACTTTACCACCGGGTGCGGACAATCATGCTCTCACGCAAGCAAAAACTCGTTGAACAATATACCAGGGAGCGAAAGGGAAAATTGCTGGACATCGGCTGCGGCACCGGCTATTTTATCAGCCACATGCAAAAGGCCGGATGGGAAGTCCACGGCGTAGAGCCTGACCCCGATGCAAGGAAGCTGGCCGAGAAATTAATCAAACAGCCCGTAAGCGATGTTGAAGGGCTTTTTCAGCTGGAAAATGCCGGCGCAGACGTAGTCACCATGTGGCATGTCCTGGAACACGTGGAAGACCCGGCGTCTTATTTGGCCCGGATCCACGCCCTCCTGAAAGACGGGGGGTATTTTATAGCCGCAGTCCCTAACCACCAGAGCTTTGATGCCAAGGTGTACAAGGAATACTGGGCCGCCTATGACGTTCCCCGCCATTTATGGCATTTCAGCCCTGATTCCATCAGGAAACTTACCGAAGCGCAGGGCTTCCGCCTGGTAGGAAAACAACGGATGCCCTTCGACTCCTTTTATGTATCCATCCTGAGCGAAAAAAACAAAAAACGCAGCTTTGCCCTGTTCCTCGGCGCCGTTAACGGAGGCCTCTCCTACCTGCAAAGCCTGGTAAATATTAACAAATCCAGTTCACTGATCTATATTTTCAGGAAGTACTGAAGTTTGGCATTCCCTTAAAGCGCCTCTTCGTTCTTCACGTGTGTCCGGAGATGGCGCTCTAGCTTTGTGTATATACTGTCTTTGAAAAGATAGGTATCAGGGCCCTTGATGAACTTTACGTCGCCCCGGTTATAGGCCATAAGGCTGTAATCCACCTGGGTTGTATCGCCCCGGCTGGTGATGGTCAGGTATTCAAAATCTGAAAAAGAGGAGGCGCCGCTTGGACGCAGGTAGCAGTCCTGTTTAAGTACCGTAGCTGCTACGGGATCACCGGGGAAATAATTTTTTATGAGTTCTTTATGCGCGTCCGAACCTTGTTTGCCAAGCCCCAGCGCGGTGGTTAACTCACAGGTTTCTCCGTGACAATTTGTTCCTCCCATTGCAGCGTAAAAAGCAGCCAGCGCCCTGAGCGGCTCGTTCAATCCGCTGATCACGTCCGGGTCAAGCCTGCCGGGGACCGTATCGGTATCCAGGATGAGTTGATAGACAGCATTTGTTGCTGCCGGCCTGTTTGTTTCAGCATCAATACTTTCGTTTGCCCCGGCTAAGGTTTCGCTCTGCGCAGCGCCACCGCTTCCGGCCGTTTTATCATTTTGCCCCGGCCCGGCGCAGGCAGCCAGAAGTATCATTCCGAAAAAGTAACCAAGTCTTTTCATTTTTGAATATCTGTGATCTTCCTGTAAAATAGGAAACAATTTGAAGAAACACGAATACGGTATGAAGCAACCAGGGGAGGCGGCTTCAACAGGCCGGAAGGAAGGCGCTTCCCTGGCGGACGCCGGCGGACTCCAGCGAATTATCGATGAAAGCCTGGATCTCTGAGCGTTTCAGCTTCCATTGAGGGGCGATCAGCAGGTTTTTGTCGGCAAGGCCGAAGAGACGCTGAATGACCACATCTTCGCGGAGAAGGGGAATAAATTCACAGATAA is a window from the Anseongella ginsenosidimutans genome containing:
- a CDS encoding class I SAM-dependent methyltransferase translates to MQHTVHKKCPVCGSSRIRHDLKCRDHLVSGMVFPVDKCLDCGLGFTQHIPSGDVMGTFYKSENYVSHTDTRKGMVNQLYHRVRTIMLSRKQKLVEQYTRERKGKLLDIGCGTGYFISHMQKAGWEVHGVEPDPDARKLAEKLIKQPVSDVEGLFQLENAGADVVTMWHVLEHVEDPASYLARIHALLKDGGYFIAAVPNHQSFDAKVYKEYWAAYDVPRHLWHFSPDSIRKLTEAQGFRLVGKQRMPFDSFYVSILSEKNKKRSFALFLGAVNGGLSYLQSLVNINKSSSLIYIFRKY
- a CDS encoding metallophosphoesterase family protein, whose protein sequence is MTEDIKRRDFLKNISTAGLLGLMPAAAFAVPAAEALPGADAPEGLPEGPNTFLTAPYLQHLSVDSVNIMWINSRRSFNWVELYEEGKPPRKFFSEKNGLIQANNRINNIPLEGLKPGTPYQYKVVSTEITVFKPYSITFGETIEQGPFEFKTLSGEEKEVRFAVFNDLHERPQNISELLGKLAPEKDYDFVVYNGDSFNWVDDEPMIIKNLLEPSASLFASSTPFIMVQGNHEPRGKYARQMFDYFNYPGGNCYFAFSQGPVRFVVLDSGEDKEDSSEEYSGLVSYDRYREKQARWLEKEIESREFKKAAFRVALIHISPWHSGDWHGTLHCRKVFGPLMNKGKFDLQLSGHTHRYKTHDANEDHHFPIMIGGGPGFEGRGVRTLIKGRAGNEELHVQMLLDDGSIAGEYRLTQR
- a CDS encoding ribonuclease H-like YkuK family protein is translated as MAWRKFNGEQVHFAITDEVETALEREIQAGFRLKVCIGTDSQVKNGITEFATVIVFLRERRGGFMYIHQERTRKKMSIRERMLNEVQKSIEVAYSLCDLLDLYDVDMEVHADINTNPQFKSNAALHEAMGYILSMGFVFKAKPEAFASSCCANKIVN